From the Clostridiisalibacter paucivorans DSM 22131 genome, the window GAAGATAATGGAAAGCAAAGAAGTGTACTTAGGATCAGGAAAAAGTAAACCCATAAGGATAACAGTAGAAGAGTATAGCCCAGATAACTATACTAGTCAGGTTATAGCTCCAATAGTTTCTCAAGGAGATCCAATAGGGTCGGTAATATTTGTGACTAAAGATACCAATAAAGATATGGGAGAATTAGAGACCAAGCTTGCAGAAACAGCAGCAGCCTTTTTAGCAAAACAAATGCAAAACTAGAGTAAGTATAAAAAAGACGGCAATTATTTGTGCCGTCTTTTTTTATGCTCAAAATTGTTATATTATAGAAATAGTGATATCATAAATAAAAGTAGCCATGAACGCTAAAAAAACAACCACTAACTACCAACTACAGACTACGAACTACGGACTACCAACTACGAACTAACAAAACCAAGGAGTGATAATACTATGGAAGCTTTCCTAAAGGAAATAGAAGAAAAAAAGAGTTTATTAGATAGTAAAAGACCACTTCCTGAGTATACAGTCAAAAGCATCCGCGAAAACTTATTGTTAGAGTGGACATACAACTCAAATGCTATAGAGGGTAATACCCTTACTTTTAAGGAAACGAAAGTTGTATTGGAAGGGATTACAGTGGGAGGCAAAACTTTAAGAGAACATTTAGAAGTAATTAATCATAAAGAAGCTATTTTATATGTTGAAGAAATAGTAAAAGATAAGGAACCACTAAGTGAGTGGCAAATTAAAAATATTCATAGATTGGTTTTAAAGGGAATATATGATGAATATGCAGGAACATATAGAAATCAAAATGTAATTATAAGTGGTGTAGAACATAAACCACCAAATTTTTTAGTTGTTCCAAAGGAAATGGAAAAATTGATTGAATGGTATAAAACAGGAACACAGAATCTTCATCCAGTAGAGAGGGCAGCCTATTTACATGGGAAATTTATTGGCATTCATCTATTTGTAGATGGAAATGGCAGAACAGCTAGGTTGCTTTTAAATTTAGAACTTATGAAGGATGGATATGTTCCAATAGTAATTCAAAACAACAAAAGAATTGAATACTATAATGCATTAGATAAAGCACATACAACTAATAACTATAATGACTTTATAAAATTAGTTGCACAGGAAGTAAAACGTAGCCTAGATCAATATTTAGAATTAATAGACAGTAGCTATAACCACTAACTACAAGCTACCAACTACCAAAACCAAAGGGGTGATAATATGACTCTGAAGGAATTAAAAGAAAAATATAATTATATAGAAGATATAATAAATATTTTATATGAAA encodes:
- a CDS encoding Fic family protein, with the translated sequence MEAFLKEIEEKKSLLDSKRPLPEYTVKSIRENLLLEWTYNSNAIEGNTLTFKETKVVLEGITVGGKTLREHLEVINHKEAILYVEEIVKDKEPLSEWQIKNIHRLVLKGIYDEYAGTYRNQNVIISGVEHKPPNFLVVPKEMEKLIEWYKTGTQNLHPVERAAYLHGKFIGIHLFVDGNGRTARLLLNLELMKDGYVPIVIQNNKRIEYYNALDKAHTTNNYNDFIKLVAQEVKRSLDQYLELIDSSYNH